cgacagggacggcctcctcttcagggcctgcctcctcttcagggccgacagggacggcctcctcttcagggccgacagggacggcctcctcttcagggccgacaggtaCAGGAATGGCTTCCTCCGGGCCAAGAGAAACAGGAATGGCCCCTCCGGCCAACACAGGCAGGAATCAAGACCTGGCTTGGCTGGACAGCAGTGGGGCTCGACTGGGAAAAAACCAAGGCAGTTGCCAGTTATGACTGAAGCGTTGCATGAACTGACTGGAACAaggctggagcttgagcgagatgtggctgagctggagcttgatggagacatggctgagctggagattAGCGTGACAGGGCAGCAACAGGAGTCAGAGCTGACTGTTGCAGCCGACTGTGGAGATTGTATTGGAGCAGGGTCTGGGCAAGATGACTGTGCGGGGGCTTGAGCTGGGCACGTTTGGTGCACTGAAGCCTGCCAGGCGACAGGAGCAGCGGTGTTCAGGTGTGGCTGGGGACTTGTGACTTGACCCCCTTTGACGTTGGCCGGGACGCCGACGGCTGGGGCCCAACTTCCTCCTCTCAGGGATCAGGATGGAAACTGAGAGCGAGTCAATAACATCGGGGCCATTCTAAGCCTTCAGCACCTTCCAGATCTGGCGTCCCTTGCCAGGAGCCAACAAAACGGTCGGTGGTGGGGTCAGAGCACAGGAGGGAACAAAGTCCATGAAAACCCTCCCAGGAGCAGAGGGATTAAGGCAGAGTCTGATGGCGGCTgttctccagcaggtggagccagaGCACAGTCTGGCGACTGCTGGAATGCCGGAGCTGAGGTCTTAGCAGGGGACAGAGGCAAAGCAGGAGCAGACACATGAGCAGAGTTACAAGACCAAAAAGGAACTGGGGGCCGACCTTGAGCTGGTGCTGAAGCATGACCTGGCGATCGCTGGGACGACAGAGAGAATGCAGAAACTGGCATTTGACGTGAAACTGGTGTGTCGGTGGGCGCGGTGCGCAGCGTGCATTCCAGCTCCTTGCCAATATCGTCCAAGCTataccacagctcctccacgcCGGGGTGGTCGAGCCACCATCCCTCCTCCATTATAATGTCGTCCAGTTCATCAACCGCGGCCAGCCGAGCCTTGGCGGTAGGTGCCTCCATGGTGTTGTCCAGGAGATATCCATAGCACACCCCGAAGTCCTTGGACAGATCCGGCCACAGAGACTCAGAcatgatgaaaaaaaagaaacgatCTTCACAACCTCAAAAGGTCCTCGACAAAACAAAACTAGGCTTGAGCAAAATGGGGAGCTGGCTGAGTCGaggtttggccagattgttctgtcagaactcgacacggtggaggacccaaacgcacagcacagacaggactaGGCTTGAGTGGGTTTATTAAAGACATTGTCAGACAAGCAAAGGTTGGTACATGGCAAAAAAAGAAACTCCAGAGAAGTACAGACGGGGACAAGGCAAAGGCACAGTCAAGACAACAGGCAGAAAAATGGTACACGATCAGACTTACTGGgaaacgctggagagttgtacagtatgagcaaacaatctggccGGGAACTAAGGTCAGTACTGGTGACTATATGCACAGGCTGATTACTAACACGGAACAGGTGGTGGAACACATGACTGACtggcagaaacaaaacaggagatgtcaaagtaaaacaggaaatggcaaccaaaaagtccagactgtgacaTCACTAAGATTGGGAGAAAACAGGCTGCATACTAACAAGACTGGAGTGGAGGACCAAAATGCAAGACCAGGGACAAactcatgaaaacaaacagtttattaataactaaataaacacaagcaTGTAGATAAACTCAAGGCACTGCTACAAGCAGGATAAGATAATGGCTCTAATACGCACAAATGAttgaactaaaaatcactgcagtggacgaaaaaataattaataactcAAAACCAGAAACATGTAACAAATACAAGGGCAACAGATGATCTGCACAGACCTTGAATTAAGAcaagacaggacaggacaggacaggagagGACAGGAACACAAGGCTGGAACAAGAGGCCAAGATTCACGTAACATCagcaaaaaacagacaaagacagtGCACAAACTAAAGCTTCAAATACAAGTACAAACAGGTGACAACAATGAACTAattacaaacaggaaaagaTGTCTTAACCCAGGAAGACACAAACCCAACAGAAACTCAATTGCCCCCTGGTGGCATAGAAGCCAAGTCATAACGACTTATGGATGAGCAGCCGAGCAACAGTGATGGCTGTTCTCCTGAAGAACAAACTGGACTGGGGGCAGTTCaggcagaaacaggaagagactcagCAAGGTTCAGAAAGCCGGCTCTGTCCTGgcctgcacactggagtccatggaggaggtggcggacagaaggatgttggctaaactaacatccatcatggagaacccctcccaCTCCACTCCTCATTTGAATTAACTTCAGTAAGTACTACTATAAGTTTGTTATTGCTCTTTGTCCTGTTATGGTCTATTGTTTTGGTGGttgtctgtagctgctgcaaagtaaacaattatttatcgtagaataaataaagtcatCCTATCCTGACATGTTCATTCTGCAGCAGCCGGGTGTCAGTGAGATGGAACAGATCTacgtgatggtcacttatcacgccatttaaaaacagagattAGAGATCAGATATTTATTAAACCACGTTTAATTAAGTTATCgttactttgtttttttagggAAGAATTATCAAACTCTGGTAAAtgactcctctttgatttgtttgtgatttgtatagtttaggttGTCGGGGAGCAggcacagtctctatgcgataacttaGACCAAAAGGGGGTGATCACTTCATGACTTTAAACTTGGATTCCACActgaggagacagagacagttACTAGAATTAGTCGGAATAATCCACATCTTTAATTCAGCAAAGGAAGTTTATCATATGGTTAATTTAAcagtaaaatttaaaaaattcaaGGTATCACAATAGACTTAACGGTTATAAATAAGAAGTTTTTAAATCAGTTACAGAATAtagtcatactgtatgtgtaactACGAACAGTCGTTAATAAGTTCAAAGTATAGTTGAAATTATAATATTAGATCTGATGCTTTTCCAAAGCTTTTTAATAgacttcatcacttcttcagtctttaaagagtagatgatggggttgagcagagctggtacagtgtgtgtcaaagTGGAGTTGATGATCCTGGTATTAGGGTGAAGGTAGGACGTCATAACAGCCAGGTTTGTGGCCATGAGTGGTAGAAAGAAAATGGCAACAAGAATCAGGTGGGAAGTACAAGTTTTCAGAGCTTTGAGTCGTTCTGCTCCTGATGCTATTCTGCTCAGAGCAACAGCAATGCAGACGTAGGTCAGTGCTATTAAtgtcaaaggcaaaaaaacagttgtgattAGGGCGACATATGCAACATTATAATTGGCAGAAAAATCATTACAACCCAGACGATATATTGGTCCATGGTCACAGTAAAAACTTTGTATCACCAaagacccacagaaggacagacGGTCCAGTAGTCCAGCCATGCACGCTACCAAGCTTAATACAGCTGCCCatgtcaacagcagcatcacagcaacggCTGGTTTAGTCACAATACTGTGGTACCTCAGAGGAAAGCAAATGGCTACAAACCTGTCATAGGCCATAGTGACAAGTGTCCACGACTGTACAAAGGCAAAGAACCACACAAAGAACATGTAACTCAAACAAGCCTCATAGACAATGTATCTCCTGTCAAACAAGAACGTGTCCAGGACTTTAGGGATGAGAgcagtgctgccacacagatctgttaaagccaggctgaacacaatcatgtatttaggagaatgaagagtcttcaccaggtaaatcacagacatcagaaaacCGTTCCCAACAACAGTCATGATGTAGACGAAGCACAGGAACACGTAGTAATACTGAGCATGAGGGATGTTGGTGAAGCCATTGatgtaaaaagctgcaggacgaACAAACGTAGTATTAATTATGGAGGCTGATCTCTCTTCCACACCCATCGCTTTATGTGTCAAAGCAGGAACTGAAACATGACTTTACATCAAGCACCTGCTTTCCTAAAGTGACTCCTAGTGTGAGAGACCTGACATTTATATTGTAAACAGCGGTGGAAGCAGGAAGCTGTGTCACATGGTGTTAATTTACAAACCGTTTAT
This Betta splendens chromosome 14, fBetSpl5.4, whole genome shotgun sequence DNA region includes the following protein-coding sequences:
- the LOC114869821 gene encoding olfactory receptor 51F2-like, with the translated sequence MGVEERSASIINTTFVRPAAFYINGFTNIPHAQYYYVFLCFVYIMTVVGNGFLMSVIYLVKTLHSPKYMIVFSLALTDLCGSTALIPKVLDTFLFDRRYIVYEACLSYMFFVWFFAFVQSWTLVTMAYDRFVAICFPLRYHSIVTKPAVAVMLLLTWAAVLSLVACMAGLLDRLSFCGSLVIQSFYCDHGPIYRLGCNDFSANYNVAYVALITTVFLPLTLIALTYVCIAVALSRIASGAERLKALKTCTSHLILVAIFFLPLMATNLAVMTSYLHPNTRIINSTLTHTVPALLNPIIYSLKTEEVMKSIKKLWKSIRSNIIISTIL